In one Polaribacter sp. ALD11 genomic region, the following are encoded:
- a CDS encoding PKD domain-containing protein: MKIKKAFSDYFKNKTSYITFFLICGILLNTYADLSNSRLFDFSEGLSATTSVSKTNICLDESVSITFEGSGGTAPYTFTYKLNDIEQTPVRSDNVNSKTITLVGTSLANYKYKLIKVKDATSTELSLNIEKTIKVNAPPVAKFSFNNDNACSGETIQFNNNNSEIGSLSYSWNFGDGTAISTKENPTHVFDALGCGTKTFNVTLTVTDENGCFSSESKSITVKEKPGIRFRDQITGLDEFSNCDNASSTDPNYNVIVENISSNTCIDSLFIDWGDGTTTTSASFPANHTYATIGVFTMTISADGTNGCKNKVSYQVKNVTNPGGGFASPGNTSNLCIPENELKTNELNFGITSWGENSIGTEYIVDYGDGITKTYTQSQLVASTYYNASDPKNSTTFPTPHSYSIGSCLETNGEFIATLTIRNACDSTKITIDNIIVLEKPEVDFDVVNKSCIKKSIFFDNKTIVTDGVNCVKNVDFIWDFGDGTIVKRFSVDSALDENHTYTSSGTYTVSLTIQSFCSPDKKTITKEICIEPEITPVFSVDKEEGCIPLSILTMNNTTEAGKCNDPTYEWSVLYTADNCGTISNWDFTNGTNKNSENPEFIFNNPGKYTLKQKITTECGIKSTTKIIDVKKPPTVNIQKIIDACGNTTINPKAIIENCTTNTASLSYNWTFTGGTPENSTDLNPGDVEYNTPGVYKITLEVTNDCGVSNTATEVFEVFEKPVMTNTASTQEICSTESTSEIILNTNNTSTTFSWTAIATSGISGFLTSGNSNTIPAQILTNSENSVGTVTYTAIPKLGTCEGDSVKFIVTVNPAPIFTTQPISSEICLGGTATPLKVTYENGTGTPKYQWFSNIDDDNTTGTKITGKTDSNYTPPANTVGEIFYYVELSFASGGCDKIISNTANVNVVPQIAVDPVTTPQTICVGGTANELEVTFSGGNGNATYQWFSNTTNSNTGGSKIDSATNSTFTPNSFSTDGTFYYYADISLNGNGCNTATSGVFEINVLTDPIIDTQPIASQELCQSATPVDLNVTVSGGTTSDKAYQWYETSTNSIADATPISGETSGTYTPSTLTGGTFYYYAIVSQTESDCSVTSAISQLKVNESPIFITQPTSSEICLGGTATPLKVAYTNGTGTPTYQWFSNTTNINSGGTKITDETTDTYNPPTNTVGSIFYYAEILFSSGGCNKITSNSASIIINEIPVINATEITVYSEDTFNFDPNSILGNTVPMGTKYTWSAPNFNPIGSILGASAEITPQDQISQTLENTGTSPIKVIYNITPATTKCTGTPFTLQVTVNPNINSNAIIVNNTCFQSNNGAISTTIAGGIPFETGNPYLIYWTGPNGFTSTNTTITNLEAGLYILKIEDKDGFSITEELTVTEPAVLAISKDIEKNISCFEGNDGAIEVTISGGTLPYTYNWTTTNGSGIILNTKNQNTLTAGNYTLEITDKNNCTKAANFILTEPDGLKIESVSKQDILCFGDATGAIEINLSGGTLIEISPGVFDYLYSWSGPNGFTSSLKNINTLIAGTYTVAVTDNLGCTTNASIVINQSSKIEIKYTKTDVTCYGKTDGSIDVTVTGGKAPYKISWSNLANGFSLSNLSADTYITTITDANNCIEQVSITIEQPIFFIDPVVTPISCNGENNGAIDLNLTGGIAPISVTWSDDASAGVQRNNLAAGTYTVIVLDSDTYQCPIEQTFVLTNPPAIAVSSTVTDAIDCSIVNSGNIDLVVLGGTAPYSYSWSNGEVTQDLINISAGEYSVEIKDANNCMVTKQFNIFRQKPIQIDFKETIITDCDLKIVNRKTEAKVTGGFLPYTYSWSAGTVSVLDSSIMTTSQNGSYTLTITDAKGCTKSNSFLIDVPKIGDTDFRYNAFAIEKYDLLSIKDPIQFTNLSTGNYSNVTWNFGDGSPIISEENPIHIYDTTGTFKIILTVEYDAGCIYKFERTVNITLGYSLVNPTAFTPNGDGYNETIRPSHRGFIELEMTIYNTWGTAIYSEKNTNLNGWNGTIKGQPAESGNYVMVVRGITFYKKEIRTSTPLTLLK, translated from the coding sequence ATGAAAATTAAAAAAGCTTTCTCCGACTACTTTAAGAATAAGACGTCTTATATTACTTTCTTTCTTATCTGTGGCATTCTATTAAACACCTACGCAGATTTAAGTAATTCAAGATTATTTGATTTTTCGGAAGGTTTATCTGCAACTACTTCTGTAAGTAAAACCAATATTTGCTTAGATGAATCTGTTTCTATTACTTTTGAAGGTTCTGGAGGCACAGCTCCATATACTTTTACTTACAAATTAAATGATATTGAGCAAACTCCTGTTAGATCAGATAATGTAAACTCTAAAACCATAACTTTAGTTGGTACTTCTTTAGCAAATTATAAATATAAATTAATAAAAGTTAAAGATGCTACATCTACTGAACTAAGTCTAAACATAGAAAAAACCATAAAAGTAAACGCACCGCCAGTTGCAAAATTCTCTTTTAATAATGATAATGCTTGTTCGGGAGAAACAATACAATTCAATAATAACAACTCTGAAATAGGCTCTTTATCTTATAGCTGGAATTTTGGTGATGGAACTGCCATATCTACAAAAGAAAACCCTACTCATGTTTTTGATGCACTTGGTTGCGGAACCAAAACATTTAATGTTACATTAACAGTAACTGATGAAAATGGATGCTTTTCTTCAGAATCTAAATCTATTACTGTAAAAGAAAAGCCCGGTATTAGGTTTAGAGACCAAATTACTGGTTTAGATGAATTTAGTAATTGTGATAATGCTTCATCAACAGACCCAAATTATAATGTAATAGTAGAAAATATTTCTAGTAATACTTGTATAGACTCCTTATTTATAGATTGGGGAGATGGCACAACAACAACTTCTGCAAGTTTCCCTGCAAATCATACTTATGCAACTATTGGTGTTTTTACAATGACAATCTCTGCAGATGGAACTAATGGATGTAAAAATAAAGTTTCTTATCAAGTAAAAAATGTCACAAATCCTGGTGGAGGTTTTGCAAGTCCAGGTAATACAAGTAATTTATGCATCCCCGAAAATGAATTAAAAACAAATGAATTAAATTTTGGAATTACAAGTTGGGGTGAAAATTCAATAGGAACAGAATATATTGTAGATTATGGTGATGGTATAACAAAAACTTATACTCAATCTCAATTGGTAGCTTCTACTTATTATAATGCTTCAGACCCTAAAAATTCAACAACATTTCCTACACCACACTCATATAGTATTGGAAGTTGTCTAGAAACTAATGGAGAGTTTATCGCTACATTAACAATCAGAAATGCTTGTGATAGTACAAAAATAACAATAGACAATATTATAGTTTTAGAAAAACCCGAAGTTGATTTTGATGTAGTAAATAAAAGTTGTATCAAAAAAAGTATTTTTTTTGACAACAAAACGATTGTTACTGATGGAGTTAATTGTGTCAAAAATGTAGATTTTATATGGGATTTTGGTGATGGTACAATTGTGAAAAGATTTTCTGTAGACTCTGCATTAGATGAAAACCACACCTACACATCATCTGGTACATATACAGTGAGTTTAACAATTCAAAGCTTTTGTTCTCCAGATAAAAAAACAATTACAAAAGAAATCTGCATAGAACCAGAAATCACACCTGTTTTTTCTGTCGATAAAGAAGAAGGTTGTATTCCTCTCTCTATTTTAACTATGAACAATACAACTGAAGCAGGTAAATGTAATGACCCTACTTATGAATGGTCTGTTTTATATACTGCTGATAATTGTGGAACAATTTCAAATTGGGATTTTACAAATGGTACAAATAAAAATTCAGAAAATCCAGAATTCATATTTAATAATCCAGGGAAATACACACTAAAGCAAAAAATAACTACAGAATGCGGAATAAAATCTACCACAAAAATAATTGATGTAAAAAAACCACCAACAGTTAATATTCAAAAAATTATTGATGCTTGTGGGAATACAACAATTAACCCAAAAGCAATTATAGAAAACTGTACTACTAACACAGCTTCATTAAGCTATAATTGGACTTTTACTGGAGGAACACCTGAAAATTCTACTGATTTAAACCCTGGAGATGTTGAATATAATACACCAGGAGTTTATAAAATAACTCTAGAAGTAACTAATGATTGTGGTGTTTCTAATACAGCAACCGAAGTGTTTGAAGTGTTTGAAAAACCTGTGATGACAAATACAGCCTCAACACAAGAAATTTGCTCAACTGAAAGCACTTCCGAAATCATTCTAAATACAAATAATACAAGTACAACATTTTCTTGGACTGCAATTGCTACTTCTGGTATATCAGGTTTTCTAACAAGCGGAAACTCAAATACCATACCTGCTCAGATATTAACCAACTCAGAAAATAGCGTAGGTACAGTTACCTATACTGCTATTCCTAAATTGGGAACTTGTGAAGGTGATTCAGTAAAATTTATAGTAACAGTAAATCCTGCTCCAATATTTACTACACAACCAATTTCTTCTGAAATTTGTTTGGGTGGAACTGCAACTCCTTTAAAAGTAACTTATGAAAACGGAACAGGAACACCAAAGTATCAATGGTTTTCAAATATTGATGATGATAATACTACTGGAACTAAGATTACTGGTAAAACAGATTCTAATTATACTCCGCCAGCAAATACTGTTGGAGAAATCTTTTATTATGTAGAACTTTCTTTCGCTTCTGGTGGTTGTGATAAAATTATATCAAACACAGCTAACGTAAATGTTGTTCCGCAAATAGCTGTAGATCCTGTTACTACTCCACAAACAATTTGTGTGGGTGGAACTGCAAATGAATTAGAGGTTACTTTTTCTGGTGGAAATGGAAACGCAACGTATCAGTGGTTTTCGAATACTACGAATTCAAATACAGGTGGAAGTAAAATCGATAGCGCAACAAATTCAACATTTACACCAAATTCTTTTTCTACAGATGGTACTTTCTATTATTATGCAGATATTTCTCTAAATGGAAATGGTTGTAATACTGCCACAAGTGGTGTTTTTGAAATTAATGTGCTGACAGATCCAATTATTGACACGCAACCAATTGCAAGTCAAGAATTGTGTCAGAGTGCAACACCAGTAGATTTAAACGTAACTGTTTCTGGGGGAACTACTTCTGATAAAGCATATCAATGGTATGAAACTAGCACAAATTCTATTGCTGATGCAACTCCAATTTCAGGTGAAACATCAGGTACCTATACACCATCAACTTTAACTGGGGGAACTTTTTATTATTATGCAATTGTTTCGCAAACGGAATCTGATTGTAGTGTTACAAGTGCTATTTCACAATTAAAAGTAAATGAATCACCAATATTTATCACACAACCAACTTCTTCTGAAATTTGTTTGGGTGGAACTGCAACTCCTTTAAAAGTGGCATACACAAACGGAACAGGAACGCCAACCTATCAATGGTTTTCGAATACTACAAATATAAATTCTGGAGGAACTAAAATTACAGATGAAACTACTGATACTTACAATCCGCCAACAAATACTGTTGGTAGTATTTTCTATTATGCCGAAATTTTATTTTCTAGTGGTGGTTGTAATAAAATTACATCTAATTCTGCTAGTATTATTATAAATGAAATACCTGTAATTAACGCTACAGAAATTACTGTTTATAGTGAAGACACTTTTAATTTTGATCCGAATTCTATTTTAGGAAACACGGTTCCTATGGGAACAAAATATACTTGGTCTGCCCCTAATTTTAATCCTATTGGTTCAATTTTAGGTGCTTCCGCAGAAATAACGCCACAAGATCAAATAAGTCAAACTTTAGAAAACACAGGAACATCACCTATAAAAGTTATTTATAACATTACCCCTGCAACTACAAAATGTACAGGAACTCCTTTTACGTTACAAGTTACTGTAAACCCAAACATAAACTCTAATGCTATTATTGTAAATAATACATGCTTTCAATCTAATAATGGTGCTATTTCAACAACTATTGCAGGAGGAATTCCTTTCGAAACAGGAAATCCTTATTTAATTTATTGGACTGGACCTAACGGATTTACATCAACAAATACAACTATTACAAATTTAGAAGCTGGCTTATATATATTAAAAATTGAAGATAAAGACGGATTTTCTATTACCGAAGAGTTAACAGTAACAGAACCTGCTGTTTTAGCAATCTCTAAAGATATAGAGAAAAATATTTCTTGTTTTGAAGGGAATGATGGAGCAATCGAAGTCACAATTTCTGGAGGAACATTGCCCTATACTTACAATTGGACAACTACAAATGGTAGCGGAATTATTCTTAATACAAAAAATCAAAATACATTAACAGCTGGAAATTACACATTAGAAATTACTGATAAAAACAACTGTACAAAGGCTGCCAACTTTATACTTACAGAACCAGACGGTCTAAAAATAGAATCAGTTTCTAAACAAGATATTTTGTGCTTTGGTGATGCAACTGGTGCTATTGAAATTAATCTTTCTGGCGGAACACTTATAGAAATATCTCCTGGTGTTTTTGATTACTTATACAGTTGGTCTGGTCCTAATGGGTTTACAAGTTCCTTAAAAAATATCAACACATTAATTGCAGGGACTTACACCGTAGCTGTTACAGATAATTTAGGATGTACAACGAATGCTTCTATTGTTATAAATCAATCTTCAAAAATTGAAATAAAATACACAAAAACAGATGTTACTTGTTACGGAAAAACGGATGGTTCTATTGATGTAACCGTAACTGGTGGTAAAGCACCTTATAAAATATCTTGGAGCAATCTAGCAAATGGATTCTCATTATCTAATTTATCTGCAGACACCTATATTACTACAATTACAGATGCTAATAATTGTATTGAACAAGTATCTATAACTATTGAGCAACCTATCTTCTTTATAGATCCGGTTGTAACACCAATTTCTTGTAACGGAGAAAATAATGGAGCTATAGACTTAAATTTAACTGGTGGAATAGCCCCTATTTCTGTTACTTGGAGTGATGATGCTAGTGCTGGCGTACAAAGAAATAACCTTGCTGCTGGCACGTATACTGTTATTGTTTTAGATAGCGACACGTATCAATGTCCCATAGAACAAACATTTGTCTTAACAAATCCACCAGCAATAGCTGTTTCTAGTACAGTTACAGATGCAATAGATTGTAGTATTGTTAATAGCGGAAATATAGATTTAGTTGTTTTGGGAGGAACTGCTCCTTATTCTTATAGTTGGAGTAATGGCGAAGTAACTCAAGATTTAATAAATATTTCTGCTGGAGAATATTCTGTAGAAATTAAAGATGCAAATAATTGTATGGTAACAAAACAATTTAACATCTTTAGACAAAAACCTATACAAATAGATTTTAAAGAAACAATAATAACAGACTGTGATTTAAAAATTGTGAATCGAAAAACAGAAGCTAAAGTAACAGGTGGTTTTTTACCTTACACGTATAGTTGGTCTGCAGGAACAGTTTCTGTTTTGGATAGCAGTATTATGACAACCTCTCAAAACGGTTCTTATACATTAACAATTACAGACGCTAAAGGTTGTACAAAAAGTAACTCTTTTTTAATTGATGTGCCTAAAATTGGAGATACAGATTTTAGATACAATGCTTTTGCAATTGAAAAGTATGATCTACTTTCTATAAAAGATCCTATTCAATTTACAAACCTCTCTACAGGAAATTATTCAAATGTTACTTGGAATTTCGGAGATGGCAGCCCAATTATATCCGAGGAAAACCCGATTCATATATACGACACAACCGGAACTTTTAAAATAATATTAACGGTAGAGTATGATGCAGGTTGTATTTACAAATTTGAAAGAACTGTTAATATAACTTTAGGTTACTCTTTAGTAAACCCAACAGCTTTTACGCCAAATGGAGATGGTTATAATGAAACAATAAGACCTTCTCATAGAGGCTTTATAGAGTTAGAAATGACAATTTATAATACTTGGGGAACAGCTATTTATTCTGAAAAGAACACAAATCTAAATGGCTGGAATGGTACTATAAAAGGGCAACCTGCAGAGAGTGGAAACTACGTAATGGTTGTAAGAGGCATTACCTTTTACAAGAAAGAAATTAGAACATCTACACCTTTAACACTGCTAAAATAA